TCCCTTTTACTATTCGCTGGTTCTTGTGGCACCGCAGGGGGGGCAGCGTTCGAGCCACTGTCTTGGAGCATACGGCTGAAGATAGCCATCGGAGCAGCTCGAGGCCTCGCCTTCTTGCATTCTTCGGATAAGCAAGTCATCTACCGAGACTTCAAGGCCTCCAACATCCTCCTCGACGCCGTAAGCTTCTGTCATTACTTACACCTCCATGTCTCCCCCCTCGAGACGCGGTGAGCTAATCCTGCACTACTCTCTGTCTTGTTCCCAGAACTACATTGCCAAGCTCTCTGACTTCGGCCTGGCGAAGCACGGGCCGACCGGCGGCGACTCGCACGTCACCACCCGAGTCATGGGCACCTACGGCTATGCTGCTCCAGAGTATGTTGCGACAGGTATGTGTCGAGTTGTCCTCTGATCTACCCGTTGTGGATTGACGCGATCATGACTGTGCATTTCTACACATTATGGCCTGCAAAGTGTTTGTCGTCGGTCTTCGGTGAATTGATTTGTTGCGTTGAGCAGGACATCTGTACGTGAAGAGCGACGTGTATGGGTTCGGGGTTGTGCTGCTGGAGATGCTCTCCGGGCAGCGGGCGCTGGACGCCAACCGCCCGAGCGGGCAGCACAACCTGGTGGATTGGGCGAGGCCGATGTTGGCTGACAGGAGGAAGCTGGCGCGGCTGATGGACCCGCGGCTGGAGGGGCAGTACTCCTCAAAGGGGGCGCTCCAGGCGGCTCAGCTCACCCTGAGCTGCCTCGCTGGCGAACCCAAGAGCCGGCCGTCCATGAAAGTGGTGGTGGAGACGCTCGAGCGCATCGAAGCAATAAAGGGAAGGTCAAGGGAGGCGCGCGATGCCTCCTCGCAGCAGGCGGTGGCTCGCAGCCGCGGCCACACTCCGGTGCACGGTCGCTCGCCGCTGCACCCGTGGCACGAGAATGGCGGGCCGGGCATCGCTGTCGCCACTCACCAACCACACCGAGcaagttgatgatgatgatgatgatgatgatgatgcgtgGATGGCACTGCGCTTGTAAAGAGTGGTCACGTTTTTGTATGTTGTAATTTTGATTGTTTGGGGGGCgttcatcatcaaatcaaaaagtGTTGTGCTCTCTGACGCATTCATAGTAACGAATATGTGGGATTGTGGAACCAGCGCGCACCGAATTGGTGGTGTTCCTATTCCTTTTGGATGTCGATGGTTCAACATTTGCTTGTTTAGTCTTGGAAGGTCTCCACACTGTCTCACGTGTAACTATCAATATCTACAGCGATTGCTGGAAGTAGAATTTCAATTTTAATCTATTTTGGAAGTAAAGAGATAAGAAGCACCAGGATTCGATCAAATGATCTTACAATAATAATCTATAATCTGACTAAATGTTTACGCCATCATGCTAAACTTGTATTTTAGATAGATATAAAGTTGTATAAAATGAATGATATTTCAAACTTTCAACCCAAAATACATCGTCATTTtcggtgatgaaaattttaaatttatcaaatgagATTTTAAACTCTCAATCCGAGATGAGTTTGTTAGGTAGACAACGTGTTCGGATACACTACCATACTAAacttgtatataaagtttcataaaatGATTTGATGTTTCGCACTTTCAACGACACATCTAattaatatattcttaaaatgaTTAAGAATATATTAATTAACAACTGGCTTAAGAAAAAGGAAATATCTAATTTGTTGGGTTTTGTAGAAAGCTGATGTCTTAATGATATATAGCAGGAAGTTGGTATCTAACAAAATGCCAGATATAGCAGGGTGTCATGAAGATGATTCAAACCTAGGAAAGGAATCTAACAGGCACAGTGATTCCTTACGTAGATAGTGGAATTTTGGGATCTTTCGACAAACATAATCATCACTTCGAGTGTTAGTGGAAAGAGTATTATTTCCACTAAATTATCTATTGACTTTCCAAGTTCAGTTGTCATCTGGGCATAAAAAGTTCCAAATTGCTATGACTTTGTATAAATCATTGATACTGATGATTCCTGAGAAGCATGATTTAAA
The window above is part of the Musa acuminata AAA Group cultivar baxijiao chromosome BXJ1-1, Cavendish_Baxijiao_AAA, whole genome shotgun sequence genome. Proteins encoded here:
- the LOC135653054 gene encoding probable serine/threonine-protein kinase PIX13, producing MGNCIGSSSTRSPSPADTSPVRLASKTSSSTGTTGKLSSLSSSTFGQSTGSGVSVDDVFPEGRILEAPNLRIFTFAELRSATRGFKPETVLGEGGFGRVYKGWVEEKTLNPAKSGLGIVVAVKKLNPESMQGLEEWQSEVNFLGRLSHPNLVKLMGYCWEDKELLLVYEYMSKGSLENHLFRRGAAFEPLSWSIRLKIAIGAARGLAFLHSSDKQVIYRDFKASNILLDANYIAKLSDFGLAKHGPTGGDSHVTTRVMGTYGYAAPEYVATGHLYVKSDVYGFGVVLLEMLSGQRALDANRPSGQHNLVDWARPMLADRRKLARLMDPRLEGQYSSKGALQAAQLTLSCLAGEPKSRPSMKVVVETLERIEAIKGRSREARDASSQQAVARSRGHTPVHGRSPLHPWHENGGPGIAVATHQPHRAS